The proteins below come from a single Acaryochloris sp. CCMEE 5410 genomic window:
- a CDS encoding WecB/TagA/CpsF family glycosyltransferase, whose amino-acid sequence MQLASEQPKSLPILGLAVDILPDYTQWLAARIAQNAGLHVVTLNAEMTMQARENPELAQIIQEAGLVIPDGAGVVMHFRLRGRKIDRCPGIEMAEALLQASAQEPWSFFFYGGAPGVTEQAAQKWQQQQPTINIVGTQHGFISDEEMDDFCQTLKQLQPQVIFVGLGVPRQEFWIAKHRHLCPHAIWVGVGGSFDIWAETKTRAPKWLCDNNLEWVYRLYQEPWRWRRMLALPQFAWCSLLDTLSK is encoded by the coding sequence ATGCAGCTAGCTTCTGAGCAACCCAAATCTTTACCCATATTGGGATTAGCAGTCGATATTCTGCCAGACTATACCCAATGGTTGGCAGCTCGAATTGCTCAGAACGCAGGACTTCATGTCGTCACACTCAATGCCGAAATGACCATGCAGGCCCGGGAAAATCCTGAGTTAGCTCAGATCATTCAAGAGGCAGGTCTTGTGATTCCAGACGGGGCTGGTGTCGTTATGCATTTTCGCCTGCGGGGTCGGAAGATTGATCGTTGTCCAGGGATTGAAATGGCTGAGGCCCTTTTACAAGCCTCTGCACAAGAACCTTGGTCCTTTTTCTTCTATGGTGGTGCCCCGGGTGTCACGGAACAGGCAGCTCAAAAATGGCAGCAGCAACAACCTACGATCAATATCGTAGGAACACAGCATGGTTTTATCTCTGACGAAGAAATGGATGATTTTTGCCAGACCCTAAAACAGCTGCAACCTCAAGTGATTTTTGTGGGTCTGGGGGTTCCCAGACAAGAATTCTGGATAGCAAAGCACCGCCATCTCTGCCCCCATGCCATTTGGGTGGGCGTCGGCGGCAGCTTTGACATCTGGGCAGAAACGAAAACCCGCGCACCGAAATGGCTCTGTGACAACAATCTGGAATGGGTCTATCGCCTATACCAGGAACCTTGGCGTTGGCGGCGTATGCTGGCGTTACCACAGTTTGCCTGGTGCTCTTTATTGGACACCCTGAGTAAATAG
- a CDS encoding sensor domain-containing diguanylate cyclase: MKAISTHSSQQLAVHRCSKNTPQFLIQASQPKATPIPGRFAELLAPLTQQTFRQVVQQVQQELSIVHQTLCMLEDQGFQGVLNDLLHSMALKIGELLDADRTTIFMFDAEQQELWSMVQEESGSNSIEIRIPADRGIAGHVATHQETLNIPYDFYDDPRSEEAKKQDQRTGYRTYTLLAIPVLDQQGQLLAVVQMLNKIRPGVHPTLPIQDRIHHQGFGAADEKIFAEFVEVIGLLLESSKAFYAAAQKQRAANALMASTQVLGQSGLSLQETLLHIMAEAKQLMQAEHSILWLVDQDHHRLWTYADIPHQQIPLGTGLLGKLVETQQPLNYAFNHPPLSTHQFGCNIPLYSVLCMPVLNAHGKLIAIAQLANKYRPSIANAEPRRGEVPERYRINFSKTDETFLMAFNTQAGSILDRAIINADLEDKVRERTQALHDRNLQLQQEIEERHRAEAKLKQLNQQLQQLSRIDGLTSIHNRRSFDECLDKEWRRLRREQQPLSIILCDVDHFKQYNDTYGHQAGDTCLQEVALAIDKSVKRPADMVARYGGEEFVVLLPNTPLPGATHIAEMIRTAIEALRIPHKTSSASERVTLSLGVAAVIPNTQQSYTELLEAADAALYRAKQQGRNRVIS, encoded by the coding sequence ATGAAGGCTATTTCTACACATTCATCTCAGCAACTCGCGGTTCACCGTTGTTCCAAAAACACACCGCAATTTTTGATACAAGCTAGTCAACCTAAGGCCACGCCCATACCTGGTAGATTTGCAGAACTGTTGGCTCCATTAACCCAACAAACCTTTCGCCAAGTGGTTCAGCAAGTCCAACAGGAGCTCAGTATTGTCCATCAAACCCTATGCATGTTGGAGGATCAGGGGTTCCAGGGCGTTTTGAATGACTTACTCCATTCCATGGCCCTCAAAATAGGTGAACTGCTCGATGCAGATCGGACCACTATTTTTATGTTTGATGCGGAGCAGCAAGAGCTATGGTCTATGGTCCAAGAAGAGAGTGGGTCGAACTCCATTGAAATTCGTATTCCTGCTGACCGGGGGATTGCGGGGCATGTGGCAACTCACCAAGAGACCCTTAATATTCCCTATGACTTCTACGATGATCCCCGCTCCGAAGAAGCCAAAAAGCAAGATCAGCGCACAGGGTACCGAACCTATACCCTATTGGCAATCCCGGTTTTAGATCAACAGGGACAGCTACTGGCCGTTGTCCAAATGTTGAACAAAATCCGTCCAGGTGTACATCCCACCCTTCCCATCCAGGATCGTATTCATCACCAGGGATTTGGGGCAGCTGATGAGAAAATTTTTGCAGAATTTGTAGAAGTGATCGGCCTTTTACTAGAGAGTTCTAAAGCATTTTATGCCGCAGCCCAAAAACAGCGAGCTGCCAATGCATTGATGGCGTCTACTCAAGTCCTAGGCCAAAGCGGCTTATCTCTACAGGAGACTCTTCTTCACATCATGGCGGAAGCCAAACAGTTAATGCAGGCTGAGCACTCCATTTTGTGGCTCGTGGATCAAGATCATCATCGGCTGTGGACCTATGCTGATATTCCCCATCAACAAATTCCTCTAGGGACAGGGCTTCTGGGCAAATTGGTGGAGACTCAGCAACCTCTGAATTATGCGTTTAATCATCCGCCCTTATCCACTCATCAATTTGGGTGTAATATCCCCCTCTATAGCGTGCTGTGTATGCCTGTCTTAAATGCCCATGGTAAACTGATCGCCATTGCACAATTGGCGAACAAATATCGTCCTAGTATTGCTAACGCGGAGCCTAGACGAGGAGAAGTGCCGGAGCGGTATCGGATAAATTTCAGTAAGACAGATGAGACCTTCTTGATGGCCTTTAATACCCAAGCCGGCAGTATTTTAGACCGTGCCATCATTAATGCCGATTTAGAAGACAAAGTCCGAGAGCGGACCCAGGCCCTACATGATCGTAATTTACAGCTACAACAAGAAATTGAAGAGCGCCATCGTGCAGAAGCCAAACTGAAACAGCTGAATCAGCAATTACAACAGCTCAGCCGCATTGATGGACTGACGTCGATCCATAATCGCCGTAGTTTTGATGAATGCTTAGACAAGGAATGGAGGCGACTGCGGCGAGAACAACAGCCCTTGTCCATTATTTTGTGTGACGTAGACCATTTCAAACAATATAACGATACCTATGGGCATCAGGCGGGAGATACCTGTTTGCAGGAAGTTGCCTTAGCCATTGATAAAAGCGTTAAACGCCCTGCGGATATGGTAGCCCGCTATGGCGGGGAAGAGTTTGTAGTGTTGCTTCCCAATACGCCCCTTCCTGGTGCCACCCACATTGCTGAGATGATACGCACGGCGATTGAAGCCCTCAGGATTCCCCATAAGACCTCATCTGCTAGCGAGCGAGTTACCCTGAGTTTAGGGGTAGCAGCTGTTATCCCCAATACTCAACAGTCCTACACAGAATTATTGGAAGCGGCGGATGCTGCCCTTTATCGGGCTAAACAACAAGGTCGCAATCGGGTTATTTCGTGA
- a CDS encoding ABC transporter permease — MRSHPFQVPEQLKVVATKLTYLLQETGRGLKRGGWMNWAAISTVTVLLFLLGISLQTSWQVSGLLNNLGSRFEVAVYLKPEATGTQLKSSIAQFPDVSRIEVIPKDQAWKELLADLGTTDIAGATEGLGENPLVDALKVQAKSAIAVPNLAKKIARLRGVETVQYLDEALKNLTQLNRGFSQISLGVVALLTLTAIAVITTTIRLIVVARNQEIEVMKLVGATTSWIYFPFVLQGITFGLVGAVIAWLFLVVIRQLMRTAFAQQPIFLQTLGEGLQLSPWQVVVLPLILLGFGSVVGIIGSLFAVRRFASK, encoded by the coding sequence ATGCGTTCTCATCCGTTCCAAGTTCCTGAACAACTCAAGGTGGTAGCAACAAAACTCACCTATTTGTTACAAGAAACGGGGCGAGGTCTCAAGCGAGGCGGCTGGATGAATTGGGCTGCAATCAGTACCGTGACCGTCTTGCTCTTCCTCCTCGGTATCAGCTTGCAAACCTCCTGGCAGGTGAGTGGATTACTCAATAATTTAGGATCTCGATTTGAGGTGGCAGTTTATCTAAAGCCAGAGGCCACTGGCACCCAACTCAAATCTTCCATTGCTCAATTTCCCGATGTCTCCAGAATTGAAGTAATTCCTAAAGATCAGGCTTGGAAAGAATTGCTAGCGGATCTAGGCACCACGGATATTGCTGGGGCCACGGAAGGATTAGGGGAAAATCCCTTGGTCGATGCCCTAAAAGTACAGGCCAAATCTGCAATAGCGGTCCCAAATCTGGCGAAAAAGATTGCGCGTTTACGCGGGGTAGAAACGGTTCAATATTTGGATGAAGCCCTGAAGAATCTCACCCAGCTGAATCGAGGATTTAGTCAGATCAGTTTGGGAGTCGTGGCATTGCTGACGTTGACAGCGATTGCAGTCATCACTACCACGATTCGACTGATTGTCGTGGCTCGCAATCAAGAAATTGAAGTCATGAAATTGGTCGGGGCAACTACAAGCTGGATCTATTTCCCTTTTGTCTTGCAAGGGATCACCTTTGGGTTAGTGGGAGCTGTCATTGCCTGGCTATTTCTGGTGGTCATACGACAGCTGATGCGCACCGCCTTTGCACAGCAACCTATTTTTTTACAAACCTTGGGAGAAGGGTTACAGCTAAGTCCGTGGCAAGTCGTCGTGTTGCCTCTAATTCTGTTAGGGTTTGGCAGTGTTGTCGGGATTATCGGAAGTTTATTTGCGGTTCGCCGATTTGCCAGCAAGTAG
- a CDS encoding HpsJ family protein has protein sequence MTQPKLDRLWRAYATQSRSITMIRWLGYGLLLLALLDLGAILIPIDLMNPVWEFRSIGSIVERIPVPLIGFVMVFWGEQEYRRPAEKLILKVLTWLTLALTLVLVAMIPLCFVNSMRIHNLKVEEINTFKVQRLALVQQLETKLDQTNSVDEFQRLLSRALTNRSSITVDTNQTLPDIKAQIPSLLSPARSAIEKQTKDALEQARNEQPGLLKRTIKWSLGALIGAVVGLRIWQSTRWARKKSYL, from the coding sequence ATGACTCAACCTAAACTGGATCGCCTCTGGCGGGCCTATGCCACTCAATCTCGTTCCATCACGATGATTCGTTGGCTAGGGTACGGCCTACTTCTATTAGCCCTACTGGATTTGGGGGCAATTCTGATTCCGATTGACTTGATGAATCCTGTTTGGGAATTTCGTAGTATCGGGTCCATCGTTGAACGGATTCCAGTGCCGCTTATTGGCTTTGTCATGGTGTTTTGGGGGGAGCAGGAGTATCGTCGTCCCGCTGAGAAACTGATTCTCAAGGTCCTAACCTGGCTTACCCTCGCTCTAACCCTCGTGTTAGTAGCCATGATTCCCTTATGTTTTGTGAATTCTATGCGGATACACAATCTAAAAGTGGAAGAAATTAATACCTTTAAAGTGCAACGTTTGGCCTTGGTTCAGCAGTTAGAGACAAAGCTCGATCAGACTAATTCTGTGGACGAATTCCAGCGCCTGCTTAGTCGGGCTCTCACGAATCGTTCCTCGATCACAGTAGATACTAATCAGACCCTACCGGATATCAAGGCTCAAATTCCCAGCTTACTATCCCCTGCCCGGTCTGCGATTGAGAAACAAACAAAAGATGCTCTAGAGCAAGCTCGCAATGAGCAACCTGGATTATTGAAACGAACGATAAAATGGTCCCTAGGAGCTTTAATTGGTGCTGTTGTGGGCCTCCGCATTTGGCAAAGTACTCGGTGGGCCCGCAAAAAGTCCTATTTGTAA
- a CDS encoding precorrin-2 C(20)-methyltransferase — MAISPQIGTLYGIGVGPGDSDLISVKGLNRLQNCPIVAYPAGLQGKPGIAEQIISPWLSSQYRLPLIFPYVQEPEQLNEAWQRAAKIVWKFLGKGQDIAFACEGDIGMYSTFNYLADTLINLHPQALIQRIPGISSPMAAAAALNLPLTYQRDRLAILPTLQRLESLTEALTWADVVVLLKVSSVYPQVWQVLKQHDLLQSSSIVIRASTAEQEVYHNLEPYPDLELPYFSLLIITQPGGSKSTLG; from the coding sequence TTGGCAATATCCCCTCAGATTGGTACGTTATATGGGATTGGTGTAGGTCCTGGAGACTCAGACTTAATCAGTGTTAAAGGCCTCAATCGTCTACAAAATTGTCCAATTGTTGCCTATCCTGCCGGTCTTCAGGGTAAGCCTGGAATTGCCGAACAAATTATTTCCCCTTGGCTGTCTTCACAATATCGCTTACCCCTAATCTTTCCTTATGTTCAGGAGCCTGAACAACTGAACGAAGCCTGGCAGCGAGCGGCAAAAATTGTTTGGAAGTTTCTTGGTAAAGGGCAAGATATTGCCTTTGCCTGTGAAGGCGATATTGGCATGTACAGTACCTTCAACTATCTCGCTGATACCCTGATCAACCTCCATCCCCAAGCACTTATCCAACGGATTCCGGGGATAAGCTCACCGATGGCGGCAGCGGCAGCCTTGAATTTGCCCCTGACCTACCAGCGCGATCGATTAGCCATTTTACCGACGCTCCAAAGACTAGAAAGTTTAACAGAAGCACTAACCTGGGCTGATGTCGTGGTCTTGCTCAAAGTGAGCAGTGTTTATCCACAGGTTTGGCAAGTTTTAAAACAGCACGATCTCTTACAGTCGAGTTCTATCGTCATCCGAGCCAGTACGGCTGAGCAAGAAGTCTATCATAATCTTGAGCCATACCCAGACTTAGAATTGCCCTATTTTTCACTCTTGATCATTACCCAGCCTGGCGGTTCGAAATCCACCTTGGGCTGA
- the crtA gene encoding cyanoexosortase A, whose protein sequence is MSIYTGHQIKIPVMALLGVTGCFLALYFTANLRADKVAHLAMSLVFLFAALSSLWDRRLQLQLGSNILSLGFGICMVGGILFQSLRSPTGWYLAFAPFIAAIGVMLLASGWQTLGQYQIELLTLFCLGLPKLLLKFIPDISPFTAQFSTYLLWYSGFSVQLTNDLIQLPDGAVKVVPACSGLNLMTYMFAITMIFLLMFPLPTSAKIVAPVVAVTLGFMINGIRVALLALLSTQNDPALFDYWHSNDGALVFVVVTVLLFGLFCGWIVHQAQEDNPE, encoded by the coding sequence ATGTCCATCTATACAGGCCATCAGATCAAAATCCCGGTTATGGCTCTGTTAGGGGTCACAGGCTGTTTTCTAGCACTGTATTTTACCGCTAATCTAAGAGCGGATAAGGTGGCCCACTTAGCCATGAGCTTGGTATTTTTATTTGCGGCCTTGTCCAGCCTCTGGGATCGGCGATTGCAGCTGCAACTGGGCAGCAACATCCTGTCCCTTGGGTTTGGCATTTGCATGGTGGGGGGAATCCTGTTCCAAAGCTTACGGTCGCCGACTGGTTGGTACCTGGCATTCGCCCCGTTTATCGCGGCTATTGGTGTTATGCTGCTGGCCTCAGGTTGGCAAACTTTGGGGCAATATCAAATCGAATTGCTCACCCTCTTTTGCCTCGGTCTGCCGAAACTGCTGTTAAAGTTTATTCCCGATATTTCTCCCTTCACGGCTCAATTTTCGACTTATTTACTGTGGTATTCAGGTTTTTCGGTTCAACTCACCAATGATTTAATTCAGTTGCCAGATGGAGCGGTGAAGGTGGTTCCCGCTTGCTCGGGCTTGAACTTAATGACCTATATGTTTGCCATTACAATGATCTTTTTGCTGATGTTTCCGCTCCCCACTTCTGCAAAGATTGTGGCTCCCGTAGTGGCCGTTACTCTAGGTTTCATGATTAATGGCATCCGTGTGGCGTTATTAGCCCTCCTCTCGACCCAAAACGACCCCGCTTTGTTTGACTATTGGCATAGTAATGATGGCGCCTTGGTCTTTGTGGTGGTGACAGTTTTACTCTTTGGCCTGTTTTGTGGGTGGATTGTTCATCAAGCTCAGGAAGATAATCCTGAATAA
- a CDS encoding ABC transporter permease, translating to MVLIDASRYAASHQEQVMEAIQQHLLLVSVPLGFALLIGGYGGWQCVCWSRQHSTTLPLVLLSIFNGLRVIPSLAILFLLIPILGLTFQAAAFALCLLAIPPILLATEVGFRTVPASVREVGLAMGMTRWQLFSQVDLPLALPVILSGIKTATLEVIASATLAAFIGAGGLGSFITLGFALNEPAILLVGAIPVAGLAILAEGLLNRLQQFLRVHA from the coding sequence ATGGTTCTCATTGATGCCTCTCGTTATGCAGCCTCGCACCAAGAGCAAGTGATGGAGGCGATCCAACAACATCTGCTGTTGGTGAGTGTGCCCTTAGGTTTCGCCCTCCTGATTGGCGGATATGGGGGATGGCAATGTGTCTGTTGGTCTAGACAACACTCAACCACGCTGCCGCTTGTGCTGCTGAGTATATTTAATGGACTGCGAGTTATTCCAAGTCTGGCCATCCTATTTTTGCTTATTCCTATCTTGGGTCTCACCTTTCAAGCTGCGGCTTTTGCTCTCTGTCTATTAGCTATTCCTCCGATTTTATTAGCGACGGAAGTGGGCTTTAGAACTGTTCCAGCTTCGGTTCGAGAGGTGGGTTTAGCGATGGGCATGACCCGGTGGCAACTTTTTTCCCAAGTCGATTTACCTCTCGCCTTACCCGTCATTCTTTCAGGCATAAAAACAGCCACCCTAGAAGTTATTGCCAGTGCAACTTTAGCCGCTTTTATCGGTGCTGGCGGATTAGGATCGTTTATCACCCTCGGGTTTGCCCTCAATGAACCGGCGATTTTGCTGGTGGGGGCTATCCCCGTTGCCGGATTGGCTATTTTGGCGGAAGGGTTGTTAAATCGTTTGCAGCAATTCTTGCGGGTGCACGCTTAG
- the ftsE gene encoding cell division ATP-binding protein FtsE gives MTQATFSTPTMSSTFKRLKAQVDTPAHAHYTVQLKSVCKVYPQTRFSLLDINLTLKQGDFLFVTGASGAGKTTLMKLIYGAEQADRGEVRVVGTNVGLLKGNRLSHLRRKLGVVFQDYKLIPRWTVAENVAFVLRSQGVPKTEIDRRLYPTLKLVGLQQRADCFPSQLSGGEQQRASIARAIVGSPKLLLADEPTGNLDQDNALQVLGILKKLNSLGITVVVTTHDMGLIQTVKAPVAQLDQGRLQVVPAEQVI, from the coding sequence ATGACCCAAGCGACCTTTTCCACCCCTACCATGTCTTCGACTTTTAAGCGATTGAAAGCCCAAGTGGACACTCCGGCTCATGCCCATTACACCGTGCAGTTAAAAAGCGTTTGCAAGGTATATCCTCAAACGCGGTTTAGCTTATTGGATATTAATTTAACCCTAAAGCAGGGTGACTTCCTATTTGTAACGGGGGCCTCTGGCGCAGGTAAGACCACCCTTATGAAGCTAATTTATGGGGCTGAACAAGCTGATCGAGGCGAAGTTAGGGTGGTCGGCACAAATGTAGGATTGCTGAAGGGCAATCGCCTGTCCCATCTACGCCGGAAACTCGGGGTGGTGTTTCAAGACTACAAGCTGATTCCCCGCTGGACCGTGGCTGAAAATGTGGCATTTGTGTTGCGATCCCAAGGGGTTCCCAAAACAGAAATCGACCGACGTCTATATCCCACCCTTAAATTGGTCGGCCTGCAACAACGGGCAGATTGCTTTCCCAGTCAACTCTCTGGGGGAGAACAGCAGCGGGCCAGTATTGCCCGGGCAATTGTCGGCTCCCCTAAATTGCTATTGGCTGATGAGCCCACTGGGAATTTGGATCAAGACAATGCCTTACAAGTCTTGGGAATTCTCAAGAAACTGAATAGCCTTGGCATTACAGTGGTCGTAACAACCCATGATATGGGACTGATACAAACAGTGAAAGCGCCCGTTGCTCAGCTCGATCAGGGGCGTTTACAGGTGGTACCCGCAGAACAGGTAATCTAA
- a CDS encoding YebC/PmpR family DNA-binding transcriptional regulator, which yields MAGHSKWANIKRQKARVDAKKGKVFARLSRAIIVAARHGSADPNGNFQLRSAIDKAKAAGIPNENIDRAIAKGSGQLDAEGDQWEEIRYEGYGIGGVALLIEAMTDNRNRTAADLRAAFNKYGGNLGETGCVGWMFHQQGIISILGPVNEDQLLESLVETGADSYEFVEENDQAIAEVSTDVTVLETVTEALKAQDFQVLDAEIRWIGETSVAIADPDQAKSLIRLMDALEDLDDVQSVTANVEFMDNALASL from the coding sequence ATGGCAGGACATAGTAAATGGGCCAATATTAAACGGCAAAAAGCAAGGGTAGATGCAAAGAAAGGGAAGGTATTTGCTCGCCTCTCCAGGGCCATTATTGTGGCAGCCCGCCATGGTTCGGCTGACCCTAACGGTAATTTTCAATTGCGCTCTGCAATCGATAAAGCGAAAGCCGCTGGTATTCCCAACGAAAATATTGACCGGGCTATTGCGAAAGGCTCAGGGCAGCTGGATGCGGAAGGCGATCAGTGGGAGGAAATCCGCTATGAAGGATATGGTATTGGCGGCGTCGCCCTTTTAATTGAGGCCATGACCGATAATCGTAATCGGACCGCAGCTGATCTGCGGGCGGCATTCAATAAGTATGGCGGTAATTTAGGTGAAACGGGATGCGTGGGCTGGATGTTTCATCAGCAAGGTATTATTTCCATTCTTGGGCCGGTTAATGAAGATCAACTCCTGGAATCTCTAGTCGAAACAGGAGCGGACTCTTATGAGTTTGTGGAAGAAAATGATCAAGCCATTGCTGAGGTGAGCACGGATGTGACTGTATTAGAAACGGTGACAGAAGCCCTCAAAGCTCAAGACTTCCAGGTTTTGGATGCTGAAATACGCTGGATCGGGGAGACGTCTGTTGCGATCGCAGATCCCGATCAAGCCAAATCGCTGATTCGCCTAATGGATGCCCTAGAAGATCTAGACGATGTGCAATCCGTCACGGCCAATGTTGAATTTATGGATAACGCCTTAGCCAGCCTGTAA
- a CDS encoding pentapeptide repeat-containing protein has product MANAEHLDLIKQGIEVWNNWRGQNLLVRPDLEGANLSGCILEAANLGQANLTYANLEGADLRQANLQRASLQGANLRMADLIHANLESANLECANLEGADLYKTNLSQSKCHKANLSKAIIRRASLVGANLKATENSLTDYFQANMMRVNFYMANANQANLEGANLIEANLGLANFLEANLRKANLCRANLYRANLCRANPYEALLKGTTMPDGTIHD; this is encoded by the coding sequence ATGGCTAATGCAGAACATCTCGACTTGATCAAGCAAGGCATTGAAGTGTGGAACAATTGGCGAGGACAAAATCTTTTGGTCCGCCCTGATTTGGAGGGGGCGAACTTAAGTGGATGTATCCTCGAAGCAGCCAATCTGGGACAGGCCAACTTGACCTATGCCAATCTGGAAGGGGCCGATCTCAGACAAGCCAACTTGCAGCGAGCCAGCTTACAAGGGGCTAACTTGCGAATGGCCGATCTGATTCATGCCAACCTTGAGTCGGCTAATCTGGAATGCGCCAATTTGGAAGGGGCTGATTTGTATAAAACAAACCTGTCTCAATCTAAATGCCATAAAGCCAATTTATCCAAAGCCATCATCCGGCGAGCGAGCCTAGTCGGTGCCAATCTGAAAGCGACAGAGAACTCACTCACTGACTATTTTCAAGCCAATATGATGCGGGTGAATTTTTATATGGCCAACGCCAACCAGGCCAATTTAGAAGGGGCCAATCTGATTGAAGCGAATTTAGGCTTGGCCAATTTTCTGGAAGCCAATCTGCGTAAAGCGAATCTGTGCCGTGCCAATTTATATCGTGCTAACTTGTGTCGTGCGAATCCCTATGAAGCTTTGCTGAAGGGGACGACCATGCCCGATGGCACCATTCATGACTAA
- a CDS encoding ISAs1 family transposase (programmed frameshift), with the protein MSHLIDTLKQVPDFRSAHGRIHPLWLLLLLMVMGMLAGYQGYRPLETFVSDYRQPLSELLGLESLEVPSHCTFRRVMKGLDFQALSHQFEAWMLSKAQTHSPDNYAASIDGKRIRQGLTDAKGKQRFVGLVSLFAVEAGITLKLEALTQEDNSEIKVVQALLETLQLDGLLITMDALHAQKTLEKIVASGNDYLVAVKSNQGRLYDHLQTYFECLKPMAEHIHSAQSRGRDEHRCIQVYEPVGIALQEWEAIRSVLCVQRWGTRKGKEYHNTAYYISSAATSPQHWQSLVREHWGIENRLHWPKDVVFGEDDYRLEDEQALLNWSVLRTIGINILRLNDYQSLKTAMTKLANRVDIIFSLLT; encoded by the exons ATGAGCCATCTAATCGATACTTTGAAGCAAGTCCCGGATTTCCGCAGTGCCCATGGCCGTATTCATCCGTTATGGCTGCTGTTGCTATTGATGGTGATGGGCATGCTTGCTGGATATCAAGGGTACCGTCCGTTAGAAACCTTTGTGAGCGATTATCGCCAGCCTTTAAGTGAGCTATTGGGGCTTGAGAGCCTCGAAGTTCCGTCTCACTGTACCTTTCGTCGAGTGATGAAGGGTCTTGACTTCCAAGCGTTGAGCCACCAATTTGAAGCATGGATGCTCTCGAAAGCCCAGACTCACTCTCCCGATAATTATGCAGCCTCCATTGATGGCAAACGGATTCGTCAGGGGCTGACAGATGCCAAGGGGAAGCAGCGTTTTGTAGGGTTGGTGAGTTTATTTGCGGTGGAAGCAGGCATCACCCTCAAGCTCGAAGCCCTCACTCAGGAGGATAATAGCGAAATCAAAGTCGTCCAGGCTTTGTTGGAAACCCTTCAACTCGATGGCTTGCTGATTACCATGGATGCCTTACACGCCCAA AAAACACTTGAGAAGATTGTGGCCTCGGGTAACGACTATCTTGTGGCGGTCAAATCCAATCAGGGAAGACTTTACGACCACCTCCAGACTTACTTTGAGTGTCTTAAACCCATGGCTGAGCACATCCACTCCGCCCAAAGTAGAGGACGAGATGAACATCGGTGTATACAGGTTTATGAGCCTGTCGGCATAGCCTTACAGGAATGGGAGGCAATTCGCTCTGTGCTTTGTGTCCAACGATGGGGCACTCGCAAAGGAAAGGAGTATCACAATACGGCCTATTACATCAGTTCAGCTGCCACCTCACCCCAGCATTGGCAATCTCTGGTCCGAGAACATTGGGGCATTGAAAATCGGTTGCATTGGCCGAAGGATGTTGTTTTTGGCGAAGATGATTATCGACTCGAAGATGAACAAGCACTGCTCAATTGGTCAGTGCTTAGAACTATTGGGATTAATATCCTGCGGCTAAACGACTATCAATCCCTCAAAACCGCGATGACTAAGCTGGCTAATCGGGTCGATATTATTTTTTCGCTGCTAACTTAA